The sequence AGAGAGAAAGCGAATTTTTAAGAATAACAACCATTACAAACTCCTAGCACCATTTAATGGCTCTCATTATACTCAATTTCATAAAACAATCTTGATAGCCGGCATTAAATCGTTGTTTTCTTCTATTTTTAACATTCTGACATCTTTAACGCAGATCGCAAAACTTGGTATTTGCTTGGCTAAAATTTGCACCGTAGCGACGCAAGTAACAGCGTTGATGGTCTCATCGCCAAAATACACGCTGCCTTGTTGCCATTTAAAGCCATGTTGTTCCATGAATTTAGCAATATCCAAATAAACTTTTGAGAAATTCATTGCGTTTTCATTCAAGCAATTGGTGTCAAGGTCAAAGGTTACAGCATACATCTTAATTCCTTTATTGGTTTGTGTTATAGCATGTTTTTACTTAGAATTTCGTTTGATAACCCATGCGTTTTACAACCCATGCGTTTGAGAATAAAACAATTTCATTTCTTTAGAAGCGAACTGATTTTTTAAGGCTTGAGCTAGAGATAAAGCGATCTCATCGCTTAAAAAAAGCTTGAATTTAGCGTAGTCTTTACGCCCGCTCACCTGCTCTTTTTGGCTTAAAAGCAGCGAAGAAGCGGCGTATTTATAGCATTCCACATAAAAAAAATCATCAAAGCCTTTTTCAAATAAATAATCTATTAAAGCGTCTTTCAAGCAAATATCAATATAAATTTCTAAAGCGAGCATGTAAAATCCCTTAATTGATTTTAATCTTTTTAGCAATGAGCATGAACATGGGCGGTAGTAAGAGTAAGGTTAGAGCGCTTGAGGTGACTAAGCCTCCAAGCACCACAATCGCTAAAGGTTTTTGGACTTCTGATCCCACGCTGTGAGAAAACAATAAAGGTATCAAACCCAAACCGGCAATGCAAGCAGTCATTAAAACCGGCCTTAAACGCCTTTTAGCGCCCAATAAAACGCATTCTTCTACGCTTTTTCCTTGCAAGAGAAGTTCTTTAAAATAGCCTATCATCACCACGCCGTTTAAAACCGCAATCCCAAAAAGAGCGATAAAGCCCACGCTCGCTGGCACTGAAATATACTCCCCGACCGCAAACAACGCAATAAGGCCTCCGGTAACCGCAAAAGGGATATTCAAAAGAATGAGCAAGGCTAAAGGAATGCTTTTAAAAGTGAAAAAAAGAATGAAAAAGATCGCTAAGATGCTTAAAGGGATAACGGTAGAAAGCCTTTTATTGGCCCGTTGCTGGTTTTCAAACTGCCCCCCATAAGTGATATAGTAACTGGGAGGGAGTTTGATGTTTTGAGCGATCACTTTTTTAGCCTCTTCTACAAAAGAGTTCAAATCGCGCCCCACCACATTGCTGCGAACCACGCTCATGCGCATTGAATTTTCACGCACAATAGAAACAGGGCCATCCACTTCTTCAATTTTAGCGATAGAAGTGATAGGCACTAAAACGCCATATTTTGAAGTCAAGGCTAAACTTTTGATTTTAGTGATAGAGCTTGCAAAATCGCTCTCTTGGCGGATCATCACTGGGGTTCGTGAAATCCCTGTGGGGATCACATCCACAATCAAGCCCTCTAAAGCGGATTTTAAAAACTTGGAAAATTCATCGCTAGTGATCCCCACATCCGCCATCGCTTCTTTATTAGGGGTTACATACAAATAATTCACGCCCTCATTGAGCGTGGTTAAAACTTCACTAGATCCCTTAATCCCTTTTAGAGCTTGCGCGATTTGAAAACTCAATTGGTTCAATTCGCTAATATCATCTCCAAAAATCTTAACCGCTAAATCCCCTCTAACCCCTGTAAGCATTTCAGAAATCCTCATTTCAATGGGTTGGGTGAAAGAAAAGTTAATCCCCTTAAAGTCTTTTAAAGAATCCATGATTTTTTCTAATAATTCATCTTTGGTTTTAACGCTCCATTCTTTTTTAGGGATGAAAGAAATAAAAGTATCGGTTTGATTCAAGCCCCCTAAATCCAACCCCAGTTCATCGCTCCCTGTGCGCGCGACAATGCTTTTGACTTCCTTGACATGCTTTTTAATCGTGCTCTCAATGTTTAACATGAGATCCCTAGATTGATCTAAAGAAATAGAAGGGGTGGTTTCCACACTCAAAACCACATCGCCCTCATCTAAAGCGGGCATGAAATTCTTCCCCACAAAAGGGAATAAAGAAAGGCTCGCGATTAAAAAAACAAACGCTCCTAAAATCACTTTTTTAGGGTTACGCACAAAAAATTCCAATAAAGGGGCGTAGATTCTGTTTAAAAACCTCGTTAAAAAGGTTTCGCTATGGGGCGTGGCTTTTAAGACAAGAGAGCTCACTACAGGAATGATAGTGATGGATAAAACTAAAGTGCCTAAAAGCGCATACACAATGCTTTGCGCTAAAGGCCTAAACATCTTGCCCTCTAACCCCTGTAAGGTTAGAATCGGCACAAAAAACACAATAATAATCACCACCCCGCTCACCACCGAAACAGCGATTTCTTTGCATGAACGATAGATTGCATGGAGTTTAGTGGTTTTAGTGTTAGCGCTCAATTTTTCAAAAGCGTTTTCCACCACCACCACGGCTGAGTCAATGAGCATGCCTATAGCGATAACCAACCCCCCTAAACTCATCAAGTTTAAAGTCAAATCGCTCAGTTTGATAAAAATAAACGCCACGGACAAGCTTAAGGGTAAAATCACCCCCACAGCCACGCTCGCCCTCAAATTCCCTAAAAATAAAAAAAGCGTGATGATGATTAAAACAACGGCTTCAATGAGCGTTTTAGAAACGGTGGCAATGGCTTTTTGCGTGAATTCTGAACGATCATAAAAAACATTAATGGACACACCGCTCGGTAAAAAGGGTTTTAATTCCTCTAGTTTTTGATACACTTGAGTGATGATTTCTTTGGTGTTAGCGTCTTTTAAAGAAAGCACCAAGCCCTCTGTGGTCTCGCCCACGCCATCTTTAGTGACAAACCCCAAACGGGTGCGAGACTGGCTGATGACTTTTGCAAAATCCTTAATGTGCAAATGCCCTAAATTCGTGGAAACGGTGATTTTTCCAATGTCTTCTAAACTCAAAGAAGCGGTTTGGATTTTGACTAAAAAGGTTTCGCCATCTCTATCCACGCGCCCCGCTCCGCTGTTTCTTAAATTCACTCTCACAGCCGATTCTAAATCAGAAATACTCACCCCAAGCCTTGCCATGTCATTAAAATCCGGCACGATCACAAACGCTCTGCTAAAGCCTCCAATAGAATTGACATCCGCCACGCCACTAATCATTCTTAACTGCGGACGGATCACAAAGTCTAAAAGCTGTCGTTTTTCTATTTCGGTGATATTGCCATCAATGGTGAACATAAAGATGTCTGACAACGGCGTAACAATGGGCGCCATGCCCCCCTCAACCCCCACGGGTAAATCTTTCATCACGCTGCTCAAGCGTTCATTAACAATGTTTCTCGCTAAATAAATATCCACGCTGTCATCAAAATCTATCGTAATGTCTGAAATAGAATATTTTGAAATACTTCTTAAAGATTTTTGCCCTTTTAGCCCTAAAAGCTCCAATTCTAAAGGGCGCACGATGTTGTTTTCCATTTCTTCAGGGCTAGAGCCAGGGAGTTTTAAAATGATTTTAACTTGAGTGGGCGAAATATCCGGGAAAGCATCTACTGGAGTATTAATAAAACTATAAGTCCCAAAAAACAAAACAAGAATCGCGCAAACAATCACGATTATTCGCTGGCGTAAGGAAAATTCAATAATGGAAGCGAGCATTATTCTTCCCCTAAATTGTTGATCATGCCTTTTAACCCTATCAATGACCCCACTGCCACGCTGTCATTAGGGTGTAAATTTTGAGCGTTCACGATAAAAATCTTGCTGCGCTCTTCTAAAACTTGAACCACCACAGGCCTAAAACCTTTAGGCGTCCTAACAAACACTAAGTAATCTTTCCCGTTTCTGATTAAAGCGTTTGAAGGGATTAAAACCGAGTCTTTGGGTTGAGAGCCTTGAATATACATTTCTACCATTTCCCCCACATGGTAATTGCCCTCATCTAATAAAGCGGTGGCTAAAATCGTGTTAGAGCCTTTGTCTAACACCACCGAAACGCTTTGGATTTTCCCGATTTTTTCCCCCTCTTCATTATAGACCGGCGAATCCCTTTTAATGGATTTAGAAACGCCTACAGGCAATTTGATTTGAGCGATCAAATCATCGCTTTTTGAAATACGCACATAGCTAGTGAAAGCCAAAATCTTTTCGCCCACATTTTTAGGCGCTAACGCTAAAAGACCGCCATCTCTAGCCACAATCCTAAAACCATACTGCCCCTTAGGGTTTTTGGGATCCACGCCAAAGCTTTTAAAAGTGGATTCTAGTTGATTGACTTTTAAGCCCATTTCTTCACTGGCTAGAAAGCTCGTTTGATACTCCCTTTTAGGGATCACCCCCGCCCTATAAAGCTCTAAATCTTTTTTAGTAATATCTTTAGCGATTTTTAATTTATTTTGGTTGTTTTGCAATTCAAAATACAGATTGCTCAAATCAATGGAGCTCACTTCACAGATCGCATCTCCAGCCTTCACCTGCTCGCCCTCTCTTTTATAAACAGCGACCACAGACGCATCAAAACTCAAGCTCTGCACCACAGAACTTTTGCTATCAAAATCAATATAAGCGTTAAAAGGAAGCCCTTTACTAAAAATTTCTTTATCTAATTTAATCACCTTTAACCCCATGGGTTGCAAGTTTTTTTCTTCTAAAACAATTTCTGGATACTCTTTAGCCTCCAAAGAAACACCCAAAACGCCCATTAACATAAGCCACCATAACGCCCGCTTCAATGCAATTCTCCTAATCTGGTCAAACTCTCCCCTAAAGTCTCTTCTAAAAGCGCGCTAATATCAATGTATTCAATCTTGGCTTCCGCTAGAGTGATGAGGGCGTCCATGTAAGAATTTTGATAAATCAAGTATTCAAAAAGCCCGATTTTTTGGGCTTCATAAGCGATGCGCCCCATTTCCATCAAACGCTTCTTATTGGCAATGGCTTCTTTTTGGGTTTCAATGTATGCTTCTTTGGTTTTGAGCTGGTTTAAGTAGGAGTTAGCGTTGATTCTAATGTTTCGTTTCATCACTTCATTTTGCGCGAGCGTCCCGCTTTGCAAATCCAAGAATT is a genomic window of Helicobacter pylori oki112 containing:
- a CDS encoding DUF3240 family protein, with product MLALEIYIDICLKDALIDYLFEKGFDDFFYVECYKYAASSLLLSQKEQVSGRKDYAKFKLFLSDEIALSLAQALKNQFASKEMKLFYSQTHGL
- a CDS encoding CusA/CzcA family heavy metal efflux RND transporter produces the protein MLASIIEFSLRQRIIVIVCAILVLFFGTYSFINTPVDAFPDISPTQVKIILKLPGSSPEEMENNIVRPLELELLGLKGQKSLRSISKYSISDITIDFDDSVDIYLARNIVNERLSSVMKDLPVGVEGGMAPIVTPLSDIFMFTIDGNITEIEKRQLLDFVIRPQLRMISGVADVNSIGGFSRAFVIVPDFNDMARLGVSISDLESAVRVNLRNSGAGRVDRDGETFLVKIQTASLSLEDIGKITVSTNLGHLHIKDFAKVISQSRTRLGFVTKDGVGETTEGLVLSLKDANTKEIITQVYQKLEELKPFLPSGVSINVFYDRSEFTQKAIATVSKTLIEAVVLIIITLFLFLGNLRASVAVGVILPLSLSVAFIFIKLSDLTLNLMSLGGLVIAIGMLIDSAVVVVENAFEKLSANTKTTKLHAIYRSCKEIAVSVVSGVVIIIVFFVPILTLQGLEGKMFRPLAQSIVYALLGTLVLSITIIPVVSSLVLKATPHSETFLTRFLNRIYAPLLEFFVRNPKKVILGAFVFLIASLSLFPFVGKNFMPALDEGDVVLSVETTPSISLDQSRDLMLNIESTIKKHVKEVKSIVARTGSDELGLDLGGLNQTDTFISFIPKKEWSVKTKDELLEKIMDSLKDFKGINFSFTQPIEMRISEMLTGVRGDLAVKIFGDDISELNQLSFQIAQALKGIKGSSEVLTTLNEGVNYLYVTPNKEAMADVGITSDEFSKFLKSALEGLIVDVIPTGISRTPVMIRQESDFASSITKIKSLALTSKYGVLVPITSIAKIEEVDGPVSIVRENSMRMSVVRSNVVGRDLNSFVEEAKKVIAQNIKLPPSYYITYGGQFENQQRANKRLSTVIPLSILAIFFILFFTFKSIPLALLILLNIPFAVTGGLIALFAVGEYISVPASVGFIALFGIAVLNGVVMIGYFKELLLQGKSVEECVLLGAKRRLRPVLMTACIAGLGLIPLLFSHSVGSEVQKPLAIVVLGGLVTSSALTLLLLPPMFMLIAKKIKIN
- a CDS encoding virulence factor: MYAVTFDLDTNCLNENAMNFSKVYLDIAKFMEQHGFKWQQGSVYFGDETINAVTCVATVQILAKQIPSFAICVKDVRMLKIEENNDLMPAIKIVL
- a CDS encoding efflux RND transporter periplasmic adaptor subunit, with product MLMGVLGVSLEAKEYPEIVLEEKNLQPMGLKVIKLDKEIFSKGLPFNAYIDFDSKSSVVQSLSFDASVVAVYKREGEQVKAGDAICEVSSIDLSNLYFELQNNQNKLKIAKDITKKDLELYRAGVIPKREYQTSFLASEEMGLKVNQLESTFKSFGVDPKNPKGQYGFRIVARDGGLLALAPKNVGEKILAFTSYVRISKSDDLIAQIKLPVGVSKSIKRDSPVYNEEGEKIGKIQSVSVVLDKGSNTILATALLDEGNYHVGEMVEMYIQGSQPKDSVLIPSNALIRNGKDYLVFVRTPKGFRPVVVQVLEERSKIFIVNAQNLHPNDSVAVGSLIGLKGMINNLGEE